The Limosilactobacillus panis DNA segment TGGATCGTTTTTAAATTTATGTTTCTGTTCCTTTTGATAAGTTGTGTATGGAATAACAGGCTGCTTTTCAAACTGATCAAGAATCATTGTGTAATTGTACTCACTACCATAACCGGCATCGGCAACGATATGCTTAAAGAAATCTAAAGCATGAAACTGGGTAAGGAATGGCACTAAGGTCCTGGTGTCAGTTGGATTTGAAAAGAGCCCGTAATCAAGGACAAATTGCTTATGTGTAGCGATTTGCAGGTTATAGCCGGGCTTTAACTCCCGATTCATCATCGGATCTTCCTTCATACACATAAAAGTCGCATCATGATCAGTCTTGGAATAGCTATTACGACCTTGGAAGATATCTTCGGCACGTTCATACTTTTTGGCACGCGGAATTAGGTCGTTGCTTAATTGATGGCGAAGTTTTTTTAGAAAACGACGGCGCCGTTTTCTAACTGAACCACCTTTGATGATTTTTGGTTCTTGCTTAATCTCTTCATCTAACTTAGTGATTTTCTCCGCAAGTTCTTGTTCCATTACTTCCATGCCTTCGGCAGAAGTAACCAGCTCGGGTGCCATTTCTTGCACCACTTGTTTTTCTACTAGTTCCTCATAAAGCTTACTCGTCTTTTCTCTTAACTTAGCGTGATACTTTTCAACTGCCCGTCGCCAAGTAAATGAATATTTATTGGCATCGGCTTCTACCTTGGTCCCATCGATAAAAACTGCATCATTTTGAATTAGTCCGTGATCTTTCAAAGCCATGGTAAAGTAAACAAAGGCATGTTTAATTAGCTTACTAGCGTGCTGACTGCGTCGAAAGTTATTAATGGTATGGTAGCTATAAGCATAATCATGAGCTAACCAACGCATTGGCAGGTTCTCATCCAACATCATTTCAATCTTTCTTCCAGAATAAGTTTGACGTGCGTAGGCAAACAAGAGAATCTTAAGCATAATTGCTGGATGCGATGAAGGGCGGCCGGTAGCCGCTCCTGAATCTTCTAATAGCACATTTTGTGGAATCGAGTCGACAAAATCACTAATTAGCCGCGCAATATGATTTTGTGGTAAATCATAGTTATAGCTTAGTACGAATTCGGTTTGTCCTATGGTATAATTTTGATACATGAAAATCGCTCCTTTGGGTTGTTTTGTGGTAATTACATCATATCAGGAACGATTTCCTGTGTACATAAAAACCGGATGATGAATTGTTCAAAAAATTCATCATCCGGTTTTTGCTTTGGACTAGGAGTTTTTTCCCAGCCTCTTTTTAGTTATGTCTGATTTTAGTAGTTGAACAGGTCGGTGGACAGGTAACGATCGCCGCCGTCTGGGGAGACGGTGATGACCTTCTTGCCCTTGCCCAGCTTCTTGGCTAATTCGATAGCACCTTTAATATTGGCACCAGCGGAAATCCCAACCAGGATTCCTTCCTTGTGGGCCACTTCACGTGCCGTGGCGATGGCATCGTCGCTGCTTACCTCAACAATTCCGTCATAAACGTCCTTGTCGAGCACCTTTGGGATGAAGCCAGCACTGATTCCTTGGATCTTGTGCTTGCCACCGTGGCCTTCCTTAAGAAGTGGTGATTCGGCTGGTTCCAGAGCGTAAACCTTGGTAGCAGGGTTAGCCTTCTTGAGGGCGTGGCCGATTCCGGTCAGGGTACCACCAGTACCAACCCCGGCAACAAAGGCGTCCGGCAGGTTATCCTTACCAAAGGCATCGATGATCTCAGCGCCAGTAGTTGCTTCATGAATAGCCGGGTTAGCAGGGTTCTCGAACTGCATTGGCATGAAGTAGCCCTTCTCCTTGACGAGTTCTTCGGCCTTGGCGATGGAGCCCTTCATTCCGTCAGCACCAGGGGTGAGGATCAGTTCAGCACCGTAGCCCTGCATCAGCTTACGACGTTCCACACTCATGGTTTCCGGCATGGTGATTACCAGGTGGTAACCCTTAGCGGCAGCGACCATTGCCAGACCAACTCCAGTGTTACCAGAGGTTGGTTCCACGATGGTACCGCCGGCAGTCAGCTTGCCCTCTTTTTCTGCCCGTTCGATCATTGCCAGGGCGATCCGGTCCTTGATGGAGCCAGCGGGGTTGAAGAATTCCAACTTAACGTAGACATCAGCAGCGTCTTCAGGAACGACGCGGTTTAACTTAACGATGGGGGTATTACCGATCAGGTCGGTGATTGAGTTAACGATCTTAGTCATAATTAATTACTCCTTTACTAATTTCTTGTTTTGCATGCTGTGGACAACGGTTTGAAGCCAGTTATCAAAATAGATGTGCTGGGCCGGTTGCCACTTGAACTGTGGTCCCTTCATATGAATGGGGTCGAGGAAGTAGTTTTGCGGCTTGGCGTACTCCCGGTCCGGGTAGGCGTTCTTCTCACGCCGGTACTCCTTCAGCAGGGCTTCCCGCTCGTATTCCAGGTGGGCGAACAGGAAGGACTGCTGGTACTTAGGCGCCCGGAAGGAGAAGAGGTCATCATCGATGGTGGTGGCCTCGAGGATCAGGTCGGGATGGACACTGATCTGCTGGTGATCTAGCTCCGCGTAACGCGCGTGGGGTGCCAGGAAGCCATCCGGCAGCCCCGTCAGCAGCGGCCCCTGGTTGACAATGTGGTTAGGGAAGATCCCAAACAGTTTCTCCGGTAACCGGTGCTTCTCGATCCCGTATAAGTAGTTGGCGGCGGCCATTGCTCCCCAGCAGATGTAGAGCTGCGGGATATTGAATTTTACCAGCTGGTCGATCAACTGGTGGATCTCGTCAATGTAGGTAACCTCGTTAAAGTCGAGTTGTTCGATTGGTGCCCCGGTAATGATGAAGGCATCAAACTCGTTGACCCGGGCAAGGTCCAGGGGTTGAGCAATCTGTTGAACCAAGTCAGGAACCGTCCGGTCACGGTAATGGGTTTGCGGGTACAGGAAGGTCAACTCCACTGGGTAGGCAGTGTGGGCAAAGACGTTCGTGAACCTTTTCTGGGTATCAACCTTATCGTGCATCAGGTTGAGAATCCCAATCTTAATCTGGGGAGTGGCCATTATTTATCACCTCAATTCGTTGTTATTTGGGCACTAAAAAACTGTTGTTAATCAAAAAGTGAATAAGCCAAAGAACCCCAGTTGGGCTGGGGCGGGCACAGGATGATTAACAACAGCAGCTAGTGGACCACGGATGAATTGAATTTGTAATTTTTAACATTGGGACCACTCCTTTTTTACTTGATACTTATTTATTGTTAGCAATATTCTAACCTGGTTAGCATGGGAAGTCAATCAATATCTATTTGTGATCTGAAACTTGAAAGCCCTGAATTGCAATGAAATCATTGTGGTTCAGGGCTTTTGGACGAAAAAAATAAAAAACGCAAGAACTCTTACGCTATACTTTAAGTGTCAAAATCAAAGTAGAAAAGAGTCTTGCGCTATGCAAATTATAAACCATTTCAGTACTGAAAACGATTCTCAAAACATTATTTCTCACTTCTTAAGCCTAATTGGTCTAGCTAAGCTAACTCACAGGGTGAATTTTAAGCGTCACTCATTATGTTCATTGAAAATGATCGTAGCTTGGTTAATGACAGCTCATTTTGAGCGTCTTTCGATCAATCGTGCTCATCCAGATTGCCATTTTACCCCAAGAACGGCACGGAATGTTTTGAATGATGGCCGTATTAACTGGCAGAAATTAGTCTGTTTAGTAGCGATTCAATTAATTCGCATCTTAACCCCGTTTATTGATGGTCGACGTCGTTTGGCATTAGTGCTTGATGATACTCTGTTAGCACGTCGTTGGTCCCAAAAGACTGAATTATTAGCCAAGACCTATGACCACGATAAGCACGAGTATGTAAATGGTTACCGTGGCTTAACTCTCGGTTGGAGTGATGGTAATACTTTTTTGCCTATTAATTTTGCTTTAATGTCAACTCACCAGCCTGCTAATCTGATTGGATGCTTAGCGCAGATTACTGACCAACGTCAAATTGCCGGTCAAAGAAGGGCTCAAGCTCAACGCCCAATGAACCAAGTGGCTCTAGAATTGATTAGACAAGCGCAAACACTAGGCGTGTCAGCTAAATACGTCCTTTTTGATTCTTGGTACAGTTCGCCGAAGATGTTTTGGCAACTCGCTCAGCTTCAGCTTTTTGGTGTGGGTATGCTCAAACGCAGCGCAAAAGTCTATTATCGATATCGTGGTCGTCACTATAGCATTAAGGGTCTTTATCAACGTTTAGCAGCTTCTAAAATGAATTGTCGGCATCACTATCTTTACAGCAGTGTCATTCAAGCCCAATATCATGGCCATCAGTTTCCGCTAAAAGTGGTTTTTGTATCCAAAAAGGGGCACCGTCAGGACTACCTAGTTTTAGCGACCACTAACTTAGCTATGCGGCCAGAAGAAATCATTCAATTGTACGGACGCCGCTGGCAAATTGAGACCTATTTCAAAGCTGCTAAGCAGTATTTAGCTCTTAATCGATCACAAATTCAAAGTTACGACGGTCAATGTGGTTATATTGCCGTCACCATGATTACTTATGACTTATTGGCTTGGCAAGAACGACTTAATACTGATGATCGCACAATTGGTGGACTCTTTTACATTATGAATCAAGCACTGCCAGATATTCGTTTTATGGACGCATTGGTCTACTTATTTCATGAACTGGGTCGAGCTGAGCTCAGCCTAACTGATCACATTGATGACATCATTAATCGATTCATAGCTCAGTTGCCAATAACGATCCAAAAAGCATTGAATACTGGCATCTAAAAGTCTAATTTAGGCTGAGAAAAGCCGAAGCTGACGCAGCTCCGGCTAGTTTTCGTGCTTTCAAGTTTCAGATACAAAAACATTGGAACCTGATTATAACATGAATCAACTTAGTTTGAACATACCTACTGCTTATGAACCTGAGTTAAATCATCCAGCACGTTATATTAATCGGCTGGTTGAAAGCTTAGCGCTGCGGCGACCCAATATTATGGGTCGACCAAGAGAGTATGATCCACGAATGCTGTTAAAGTTAGTTTTACTGGCTTACAGCTATGGCATCATTTCCTCTAGGAAAATTGAACGCTTTGCTCGTGAAAACATTGTTGCGATGTGGTTGACTCAAGAACAGCGTCCAACCTACCGCACCATTGCTCGCTTCATTGTCTCCCAAGAATTGGAAGATATGATTCAGAGTAGTTTCAAGGAATTTCATGACTATTTAAAGGCTCAGGGAATGATCGATGAGGCTTCATTCATTGATGGCACTAAGATTTTAGCTAACGCAAATAAGTTTTCCTTTGTTTGGAAGAAACGCACCATTAAGTATCGCGAATTAAACGTTGAAAAGGCTCAAAAACTAATTCGTGAAATTAAGCAAGCAGAAGTTAAGATTGATGTTGATGAAGATAGCTTTGACATTGATCAACTTGATACGATTATTGCCTTACTTGAACAACGGATTGAAGAGTTAAACCAACGGGTGGCCGAAACCGCAAAGGTTTCGCCCAATCCGGTCAAGCAGGAACGACGTCATGCCAAAAAGTATCTCCATGCTTTAGACCATTGTCGTCAAAAGCATCTTGAATACCAAGCCCAATCGCAGATTGCTGGCCAACGTAATAGCTATTCCAAAACCGATCATGACGCTACTTTTATGCGTTTAAAGGAAGATCCGATGCGTAATGGTCAAACAAAGCCAGCGTATAATCTTCAAATTATGACTAGCTCACAGTACGTGCTGGGTTATGAACTCATGCAGAACCCAACCGATACTAGAACCTTAATCCCATTCTTATCTCATCTCGCCCAGAACGAAGTTTTGGGGCGAGAAATTGTTGCCGATGCTGGTTACGGATCAGAACGCAATTATAAGTATATCGAAGATGAGCTATTTGATTGTACAGCTTTAATTCCTTACAGCACCATGATTAAAGAGAATAGCCGTAAGTGGCGTTCTGATGATCGAAAAGTAATGAACTGGGAATATCATGAGGCTGATGACTTTTATGTAAACCCACAGGGCGTCCGATTCAACTTTAAACGATACGCATACCGAAATGATAAATACAAATTCCGTCGTGATTTCAAAGTATATCAAGCAGAGAAGTATGATGAGAATCATCAAATTATTTCTCAGGCATTAACACCACATGGGAACACTAAGTACCTTGTGGTGAACCCACAGTGGGAATATTTTAAGTCGAAAGCTCGCGAGTCGCTTTCAAATTCCAACACTTACTCCCGTCGTAAGTACGATGTAGAGACTGTTTTTGGTAACTTGAAGGCTTATTTGGGTTTTAAAAGATTCACAGTACGTGGTCTTAAGAAAGCCAAAAGACAAATTGGGATTGCTTTAATGGCATTAAACATGAAGAAAATGGCCGGAAGGCCGCTCATTTTCTCAAAATATTCAGATAATCAAAAAGCTCCATTCAGAATTTTTGTTAAATTCCGAATGGAGCTTCTGATTCAGAGGCTTTTGTCACAACCCCTTTGCCCGTTTTCAAAAAAGCGCCACGCGTTAGGAAGACCTAATCGCGAGGCGCATTTAAATTAGTTGTTAGCGGGCATGTAAAATCTTCGGGCCGTTCTGTGTACCAACAATCACGTCGTTGACCCGGTTCAAGAAGAGACCGCTCTCAACGACGCCCACCATGTGGATCAGCTCATCGGCAAGTTGGGCCGGATGGTCAATTTTGCCCAGGTGGAGGTCAATGATGTAGTTCTTTTCGTCAGTCAAGAACTTGTTGCTGCCGTCCATCCGCCAGCTCGGCTTGTAGCCCTTCTTTTCCAGACGGTTGAAGACTAGCTGGGCACCGAACGGGATTACCTCAATTGGTAGCGGGAATTTCCCTAGCTGGTGGACCAACTTGCTTTCGTCGACAATCCAGATGATCTTGTCGGAAGCATTGGCAACGATCTTTTCCCAGAGGAGGGCACCGCCACCACCCTTGATTCCTTGGAAGTCGTCGCTAACTTCATCGGCCCCGTCAATACAGAGGTCGATATGGTCAACGTCGTCAATGTCCTTAATGGTGATTCCCAGATCCTTGGCCTGCTTGGCGGTCCGGCTGGAGGTCGTGACCCCGGTAATGCCGGTTAATTCCCCGGCTTGGACCCGCTTGCCAAGTTCGTCAACCATGTAACGGACGGTTGACCCGGTCCCTAGGCCGACAATCATTCCTGACTTAATGTAGTTAACCGATTCCTGGCCGGTTTGGGCCTTTAATTCGTCTTGATTCATTTTCGTAAATCCTCCTAAATTGTGCGGTCATCCGGTGATAATAGCTTTTGGTATTCGGGATGACGACGAAACTCCGCCTTTGCAAAGGGACACATTAGTTTTACCGTTAACTGGTGCTCACTTGCGTAGTCCACGAAATGGCGCACGAGCTCGTTGGCAATCCCCTGTCCACGAAAGTCGGGGTGGACAAAGACCCGTTCGACCACGACCCGGTCGTCAGCAACGGCTGGAAAGCTCAGTTCACCAATCAGGGGGTGAAACTGGTCCTTGGCGATGAGTTTATTTCCATCAACAACAAATTCCATCACTATCACATCCATTCAAATTTAATTTTCAATAAAGTCAGGCGAAAAGTCAAGCTAACCAATACCATTGGCAACCAATCTATCCTATAATATTACAATAGTGATTTATTAATGAGGTGAAATAACTGTGAAACGCGGATTTAAAATCGTGTCGACAAAGGCCGGTAATGGTTTATCCCTCCCTAAGCGGCAGACTGCAAAGGCAGCTGGTTATGACTTTGCTGCTTCCGAGGACTTTACCCTCCCTTCAATCTGGAAGGGGCACTTTTTAAAGGTTCTCTGGGCGCTTTTTAAGCAAGAGAAGGTCACCAACGAGGATTTTCAAAGTGCGGACGCTTGTTTAAAACCGTATTTAGTACCTACAGGGGTCAAAGCCTACATGCAGGATAATGAATTCCTCCTGTTGGCCAACCGCTCGAGTGGCCCTTTAAAACGGCGGCTGATTTTACCCAACGGGATTGGAATCGTCGACGCGGATTATTATGATAACGACAGTAACGAGGGGGAAATTTTCTTTCAGCTGATTAATTTTGGCCTGCGCGACTACCATATCAAGAAGGGCGAACGGATTGGCCAGGGAATCTTTATGCCATTCCTCTTGGCCGATGGTGAGACGGCACCACACGCTCAACGGACCGGTGGATTTGGCTCAACTAAAAAGTAAGGAGGAGAGAAATTGACAAAGGTAAGGACACAGTACGTTTGTCAAAACTGCGGGTACAGTTCCCCCCGCTATCTAGGCCGGTGCCCCAACTGTGGTCAATGGAATTCTTTAGTTGAGGAACAGGTTCAAACAAAATCGCCGACTAATAAGGCGCGGCCGACAACCACCTTAACCGGCCTCGTTGCCAAGCCACAAAAGATTAATGAGATTAACAGCAAGGAAACACCGCGGGTCAAGACCAAGTTAAACGAACTTAACCGGGTCTTAGGGGGCGGAATTGTCCCTGGCTCGTTAATCCTGATTGGTGGGGATCCGGGAATAGGAAAGTCGACCCTATTACTGCAGGTGTCTGGCCAGCTCAGTGATGAGGGGCACCGGGTTCTCTATGTTTCCGGAGAGGAAAGTGGTACGCAGATCAAAATGCGGGCAGAACGTCTTGGGGTTGCTGGAGATGAGTTCTATGTTTATCCGGAGACGAACATGGACAGCATTAAGGACACTATCCGTGAGATTAAGCCGTCCTACGTGGTTATCGATTCTGTCCAGACCATGCAGGCAACGGATGTGACGTCAGCTATCGGGAGTGTCTCCCAGATTCGGGAGGTTACCGCCCAGTTGATGCAGATTGCCAAGAGTAATAACATCACAATCTTTGTGGTTGGTCATGTTACCAAAGGGGGCGCCCTGGCTGGGCCGAAAATTCTGGAACACATGGTAGACACGGTTCTCTACTTTGAAGGGGACCTCCACCATACCTACCGGATCTTGCGGTCAGTTAAGAATCGATTCGGCTCGACAAATGAACTGGGAATCTTTGAAATGCATACCAACGGACTGACAGAGGTCAAAAATCCTTCCGAGATTTTTCTGGAGGAGCGCCTGGCCGATGCCACTGGATCGGCCGTGGTGGTTTCTTTAGAGGGAACCCGGCCAATCCTGGTCGAAATTCAGGCCCTAGTGACGCCAACGGTTTATGGAAATGCCCAGCGAACTGCTACCGGTTTGAGTAGGAACAGGGTATCATTAATAATGGCCGTTTTGGAAAAGCGCGCCAACCTGATGCTGCAAAACCAGGATGCTTACCTAAAGGCTGCTGGTGGGGTTAAGCTGGACGAGCCGGCAATTGACTTAGCAATTGCCGTTAGTATCGCCTCAAGTTACCGTGACAAGGGAACCCGGCCGGCAGATGCCTTTGTTGGCGAAGTCGGCTTGACCGGTGAAATCCGGCGGGTTAACCGAATCGAACAACGGGTTGCCGAGGCGCAAAAGCTCGGCTTTCAACGGATTTTTGTCCCGAAGAATAATCTGAAGGGGTGGGCCCCGCCTTCAGGAATTGAGGTCATCGGTGTTGGGACCCTGCGCGAGGCCTTGCGGATGGCCCTCGGCTAGAAAAAAGCAAAGGAGGAATGCTAATGCTTAAACGAATTATTCGTTTACTCTATATTTTAGTAGGGGCTGCAGTGGGCTTTTATTACCTACCGACACTGTGGGACTTGTTTAAGCTGCACATCTATAATCCACTGTTGGTATTCTTAGATGTTTTAATTGGTGCAATTATTTTCTGGTTATTATCTTTAGCACTTATGAAACCAACGGTCAGCGTTATTCACCGGGTTGAACAAGACTTGACAAGCAAGAGTCCCCTATATATTTTCTTTGGTGCCCTATTGACAATCCTAGGTTTAGTCATCGCGGTCTTGGTATCGATCCCTTTGTGGCGGACTAAGATTCCGGTGGTTAATAATATCCTGCCAATCTTATTAATGGTCGTTTTCAGTTACTATGGCTTTAAGATCGGGACCACCCGCCTGGATGACTGGAAGGATCTTACTTTGGTCAAGCGGGGCAAGGACAGTAAAAATGAGGTTCTGGAGCGTCAGGATGATAACTACCACCACTATAAAATCCTGGATACTAATATCCTGATTGATGGACGAATCTATGACCTCGTCAAGACCGGCTTTCTGGAAGGAACCTTGCTAGTTCCTAATTTTGTGCTCTATGAGTTACAATACATCGCAGATTCGGGTGAGAGCATCAAGCGGGTTCGGGGCCGGCGGGGCCTAGACATCCTTAATAAGTTACGGAGTGAAAAGATCGTCCCAATTGAGATGTATGATGGTGATTTTGAGGATATCCCAGAGGTCGATAGTAAGCTGATTGCTCTTGCCAAGAAGGTGGACGGGGTAATTGTGACGAATGACTATAACCTCAATAAAGTTATCCAGTTCCAAAACGTAGATGTTTTAAACATCAATAACCTGGCCAAGTCATTGCGGCCACGAGTTATTCCTGGCGAAACCTTGAAAGTGGTTGTCATCAAGAAGGGGACCGAGCGCCAGCAGGGGGTTGCCTACCTTGATGACGGCACAATGGTGGTTGTCGAAGACGGTCGCTTCTTTATGAACAAGCCGATTGAAGTCGAAGTTACCAGTGCCTTACAGACTGATGCTGGTCGGATGATTTTTGCCCGGCCCCTCCATTCGCAGCGGGGAATTGATGAACAACACGACAGTGGTTTGCCTTCAAAAGAAAACTCTAAAGATAAAACTGAGCCCAAGAAAGGCAAGGGACACAAGTAAATACAAATGGAAAGGGCCCCGGGTGTTTTGAAGATTCAAGATGCCCGGGGCCCGATGGTTTAAACAAAAAAAGAGATAGCTTGGGAATGCTATCTCGTTAGGGAGTATATGATAACCTTGGGGGAGATTATCATAAGTAATTATTTTTTCGTTACTATTGGGAGGAGTAATTGAAAAATAATAGGTTTCATTGATGTAAAAAGCTTTTAACTTTCTACGCTTTTTATACTAACAATAGAATGTGAAGAAAGTATGACCAAACGATTAAATATTCTTTAGCGGGGTTAAAAGCATTCTCTTGGCGATAACGGCCGCGCCACGAAAGGGAATGTGTTAAAATTATTGAGAAGAAATTTTACATTATTGAACGGATGGGAGTAGGTTAAAATGCTAACAATTTACAATACCTTGACACGGAAGAAAGAAATATTTAAGCCCCTACACGCGGGGATTGTTAACATGTATGTCTGTGGTCCCACCGTTTATAACTACATTCATATTGGTAATGCGCGGAGTGCAATTGCCTTTGACACCGTCCGGCGGTACTTGGAGTTCAAGGGCTACCAAGTCAACTATGTTTCTAACTTTACGGACGTTGATGACAAGATGATTAAAGCGGCTCACGAGCAGGGAATTACCGTTCCCCAGCTGGCGGATAAGTATATCAAGGCTTTTATGGAGGACACTACGGCAATCAATATTGAACCGGCGACGAGCCACCCCCGGGCAACCGAACATATCCCGGAGATCATTAACTTTGTTCAGCGTTTAATTGATAAGGGCTACGCATACGCAAAGGACGGGGATGTCTACTACCGGGCCCGTAAGTTTGCTCACTATGGTGAATTATCGGGACAATCGATTGATGACTTGGAAGTTGGTGCGAGTGAACACGTTAGTGCCGACGAGGTCAACAAAAAAGAGGACCCAATGGACTTTGCCCTTTGGAAGGCGGCTAAACCGGGAGAAATTTCCTGGGATTCACCATGGGGAAAGGGACGGCCCGGCTGGCATATTGAGTGCTCAGTGATGTCCACCAAGTACCTCGGTGACACCCTTGATATCCATGCCGGGGGCCAGGATCTGGAGTTTCCTCACCATGAGAACGAAATTGCCCAGAGCGAAGCGGCAACCGGGCATAAGTTTGTTCGTTACTGGATGCATAACGGATTTGTAACGATTGGCAAGGACAACGAGAAGATGAGTAAGTCCCTTCACAACTTCATTACGGTCCACGACATCATTAAAACGGTTGACCCGCAAGTACTGCGTTTCTTCATGGCCACCACCCAGTACCGACGGCCAATCCAGTACAGCGAAGCCAACCTTACGGATGCTAAGAACAACCTCGCACATATCCAAACCGCCTTCGACAACCTGAAGTACCGGGAAAAGGATGCCCAGGACGGTGATGATGCTGGCGTCCAAAAGCAAGTAACCGCGTATACAAACCGTTTCATTGACGCAATGGACGACGATATCAACGTTCAAAACGGGATTGCGGTGGTTTATGAGCTAGTGAAGGCCGCCAACACCTATGCTCAACAGGCAACTGTCTATCGCGGCGGCTTGAAAGAGTTTGAAGCTGCAATGGTAAAGCTAGTCAGCATTTTTGGTATCAAGCTGGTGGCAACGGACAACGAAATTGATGACGAAAAGATCAAGGCGCTGATTGAGGAGCGGAACCAAGCGCGGAAGAACAAGAACTTTGCCCGGAGTGATCAGATTCGTGATGACCTGAAGAAGCAAGGGATTATTCTTGAAGATACCCCGCAGGGAACTCGTTATAAGAAGGAGTAGCAAAAGAGAGCAATGGAAAAAGCAAATTATCAGCAATTAAACGGAATTGCCCTGGCTTACTTGGGGGATGCCGTTTATGAAGTATTTATTCGCCAGCACCTATTAAGTAAGGGGCTTAGTAAGCCGACAAAGTT contains these protein-coding regions:
- a CDS encoding PIN/TRAM domain-containing protein, with product MLKRIIRLLYILVGAAVGFYYLPTLWDLFKLHIYNPLLVFLDVLIGAIIFWLLSLALMKPTVSVIHRVEQDLTSKSPLYIFFGALLTILGLVIAVLVSIPLWRTKIPVVNNILPILLMVVFSYYGFKIGTTRLDDWKDLTLVKRGKDSKNEVLERQDDNYHHYKILDTNILIDGRIYDLVKTGFLEGTLLVPNFVLYELQYIADSGESIKRVRGRRGLDILNKLRSEKIVPIEMYDGDFEDIPEVDSKLIALAKKVDGVIVTNDYNLNKVIQFQNVDVLNINNLAKSLRPRVIPGETLKVVVIKKGTERQQGVAYLDDGTMVVVEDGRFFMNKPIEVEVTSALQTDAGRMIFARPLHSQRGIDEQHDSGLPSKENSKDKTEPKKGKGHK
- the cysS gene encoding cysteine--tRNA ligase, which gives rise to MLTIYNTLTRKKEIFKPLHAGIVNMYVCGPTVYNYIHIGNARSAIAFDTVRRYLEFKGYQVNYVSNFTDVDDKMIKAAHEQGITVPQLADKYIKAFMEDTTAINIEPATSHPRATEHIPEIINFVQRLIDKGYAYAKDGDVYYRARKFAHYGELSGQSIDDLEVGASEHVSADEVNKKEDPMDFALWKAAKPGEISWDSPWGKGRPGWHIECSVMSTKYLGDTLDIHAGGQDLEFPHHENEIAQSEAATGHKFVRYWMHNGFVTIGKDNEKMSKSLHNFITVHDIIKTVDPQVLRFFMATTQYRRPIQYSEANLTDAKNNLAHIQTAFDNLKYREKDAQDGDDAGVQKQVTAYTNRFIDAMDDDINVQNGIAVVYELVKAANTYAQQATVYRGGLKEFEAAMVKLVSIFGIKLVATDNEIDDEKIKALIEERNQARKNKNFARSDQIRDDLKKQGIILEDTPQGTRYKKE